From Pectinophora gossypiella chromosome 18, ilPecGoss1.1, whole genome shotgun sequence, one genomic window encodes:
- the LOC126374869 gene encoding steroid hormone receptor ERR1 isoform X2 has product MDWMDLDVVQMMSAVGAEPMLRRVKQEAEPPPQYSPPDHQELQRPMIMQPELELEPKEEMKFCVSPGDTIVGNTSPEQQHCSSTTAAAASGARDDDAPRRLCLVCGDVASGFHYGVASCEACKAFFKRTIQGNIEYTCPASNECEINKRRRKACQACRFRKCLRTGMLREGVRLDRVRGGRQKYRRAPDQPPQHAPRPQLDDIKVLEALSSYEPELLTCGAPPAGVTEPSAKTLALLADLYDRELVNVIGWAKQIPGFTDLQLNDQMRLLQSTWAEMLSLTIAYRSMSGGGGTVRLRFANDLTLDEQQAREINAGDLFVQIAGVAKRLERAAALREECYLLKALALANSEARIDEHAALRRFRDAILAALNDAVSALRPYNANAALQQLLLVLPALRHADVAVRRFWSGVHRERRAPMNKLFVEMLEACLR; this is encoded by the exons GTACAAATGATGTCAGCGGTGGGCGCGGAGCCTATGCTACGCCGCGTGAAGCAAGAGGCAGAGCCTCCGCCACAGTACTCCCCGCCGGACCACCAGGAACTGCAGAGACCGATGATTATGCAGCCCGAG TTGGAGCTCGAGCCAAAAGAAGAGATGAAGTTTTGCGTGTCCCCGGGTGACACAATAGTGGGTAACACGAGCCCTGAGCAGCAGCACTGTTCGTCAACCACCGCCGCGGCCGCCAGCGGAGCCCGAGATGACGACGCGCCACGCAGGCTGTGTCTCGTGTGTGGAGATGTCGCTTCGGGGTTCCACTATGGAGTGGCCAGCTGTGAAGCTTGCAAGGCGTTCTTTAAGCGGACTATACAG GGCAACATAGAATATACGTGTCCCGCGTCAAACGAGTGCGAGATCAACAAGCGGCGGCGGAAGGCGTGCCAGGCGTGCCGGTTCCGCAAGTGCCTGCGCACGGGCATGCTGCGCGAGGGCGTGCGCCTGGACCGCGTGCGCGGCGGCCGCCAGAAGTACCGCCGCGCGCCCGACCAGCCGCCGCAGCACGCGCCGCGCCCGCAGCTCGACGACATCAAG GTCTTAGAAGCGTTATCATCGTACGAGCCGGAGTTGTTGACCTGCGGCGCGCCCCCCGCCGGCGTGACGGAGCCCAGCGCTAAGACCCTCGCGTTGCTGGCTGACCTGTATGACAGGGAGCTGGTGAACGTCATCGGGTGGGCCAAGCAGATACCCGGGTTCACTGACCTGCAGCTTAATGACCAG ATGCGGCTCCTCCAAAGCACATGGGCGGAGATGCTGAGCCTGACCATCGCGTACCGCTCCATgtcgggcggcggcggcaccGTGCGCCTGCGCTTCGCCAACGACCTCACGCTGGATGAACAGCAGGCGCGGGAGATCAATGCAGGGGACTTGTTCGTACAG ATAGCGGGGGTGGCGAAGCGGCTGGAGCGCGCGGCGGCGCTGCGCGAGGAGTGCTACCTGCTGAAGGCGCTGGCGCTGGCCAACTCCGAGGCGCGCATCGACGAGCACGCCGCGCTGCGCCGCTTCCGGGACGCCATCCTGGCCGCGCTCAACGACGCCGTCTCCGCTCTAAG GCCATACAACGCGAACGCGGCGCTGCAGCAGCTGCTGCTGGTGTTGCCAGCGTTGCGGCACGCGGACGTGGCCGTGCGCCGCTTCTGGTCCGGCGTGCACCGCGAGCGCCGCGCGCCCATGAACAAACTCTTCGTCGAGATGCTCGAGGCGTGCCTCCGGTAG
- the LOC126374869 gene encoding steroid hormone receptor ERR1 isoform X1: MCEVEDTWLFSNFSSKLQMIEANHNVQMMSAVGAEPMLRRVKQEAEPPPQYSPPDHQELQRPMIMQPELELEPKEEMKFCVSPGDTIVGNTSPEQQHCSSTTAAAASGARDDDAPRRLCLVCGDVASGFHYGVASCEACKAFFKRTIQGNIEYTCPASNECEINKRRRKACQACRFRKCLRTGMLREGVRLDRVRGGRQKYRRAPDQPPQHAPRPQLDDIKVLEALSSYEPELLTCGAPPAGVTEPSAKTLALLADLYDRELVNVIGWAKQIPGFTDLQLNDQMRLLQSTWAEMLSLTIAYRSMSGGGGTVRLRFANDLTLDEQQAREINAGDLFVQIAGVAKRLERAAALREECYLLKALALANSEARIDEHAALRRFRDAILAALNDAVSALRPYNANAALQQLLLVLPALRHADVAVRRFWSGVHRERRAPMNKLFVEMLEACLR, translated from the exons GTACAAATGATGTCAGCGGTGGGCGCGGAGCCTATGCTACGCCGCGTGAAGCAAGAGGCAGAGCCTCCGCCACAGTACTCCCCGCCGGACCACCAGGAACTGCAGAGACCGATGATTATGCAGCCCGAG TTGGAGCTCGAGCCAAAAGAAGAGATGAAGTTTTGCGTGTCCCCGGGTGACACAATAGTGGGTAACACGAGCCCTGAGCAGCAGCACTGTTCGTCAACCACCGCCGCGGCCGCCAGCGGAGCCCGAGATGACGACGCGCCACGCAGGCTGTGTCTCGTGTGTGGAGATGTCGCTTCGGGGTTCCACTATGGAGTGGCCAGCTGTGAAGCTTGCAAGGCGTTCTTTAAGCGGACTATACAG GGCAACATAGAATATACGTGTCCCGCGTCAAACGAGTGCGAGATCAACAAGCGGCGGCGGAAGGCGTGCCAGGCGTGCCGGTTCCGCAAGTGCCTGCGCACGGGCATGCTGCGCGAGGGCGTGCGCCTGGACCGCGTGCGCGGCGGCCGCCAGAAGTACCGCCGCGCGCCCGACCAGCCGCCGCAGCACGCGCCGCGCCCGCAGCTCGACGACATCAAG GTCTTAGAAGCGTTATCATCGTACGAGCCGGAGTTGTTGACCTGCGGCGCGCCCCCCGCCGGCGTGACGGAGCCCAGCGCTAAGACCCTCGCGTTGCTGGCTGACCTGTATGACAGGGAGCTGGTGAACGTCATCGGGTGGGCCAAGCAGATACCCGGGTTCACTGACCTGCAGCTTAATGACCAG ATGCGGCTCCTCCAAAGCACATGGGCGGAGATGCTGAGCCTGACCATCGCGTACCGCTCCATgtcgggcggcggcggcaccGTGCGCCTGCGCTTCGCCAACGACCTCACGCTGGATGAACAGCAGGCGCGGGAGATCAATGCAGGGGACTTGTTCGTACAG ATAGCGGGGGTGGCGAAGCGGCTGGAGCGCGCGGCGGCGCTGCGCGAGGAGTGCTACCTGCTGAAGGCGCTGGCGCTGGCCAACTCCGAGGCGCGCATCGACGAGCACGCCGCGCTGCGCCGCTTCCGGGACGCCATCCTGGCCGCGCTCAACGACGCCGTCTCCGCTCTAAG GCCATACAACGCGAACGCGGCGCTGCAGCAGCTGCTGCTGGTGTTGCCAGCGTTGCGGCACGCGGACGTGGCCGTGCGCCGCTTCTGGTCCGGCGTGCACCGCGAGCGCCGCGCGCCCATGAACAAACTCTTCGTCGAGATGCTCGAGGCGTGCCTCCGGTAG
- the LOC126374869 gene encoding steroid hormone receptor ERR1 isoform X3, producing MMSAVGAEPMLRRVKQEAEPPPQYSPPDHQELQRPMIMQPELELEPKEEMKFCVSPGDTIVGNTSPEQQHCSSTTAAAASGARDDDAPRRLCLVCGDVASGFHYGVASCEACKAFFKRTIQGNIEYTCPASNECEINKRRRKACQACRFRKCLRTGMLREGVRLDRVRGGRQKYRRAPDQPPQHAPRPQLDDIKVLEALSSYEPELLTCGAPPAGVTEPSAKTLALLADLYDRELVNVIGWAKQIPGFTDLQLNDQMRLLQSTWAEMLSLTIAYRSMSGGGGTVRLRFANDLTLDEQQAREINAGDLFVQIAGVAKRLERAAALREECYLLKALALANSEARIDEHAALRRFRDAILAALNDAVSALRPYNANAALQQLLLVLPALRHADVAVRRFWSGVHRERRAPMNKLFVEMLEACLR from the exons ATGATGTCAGCGGTGGGCGCGGAGCCTATGCTACGCCGCGTGAAGCAAGAGGCAGAGCCTCCGCCACAGTACTCCCCGCCGGACCACCAGGAACTGCAGAGACCGATGATTATGCAGCCCGAG TTGGAGCTCGAGCCAAAAGAAGAGATGAAGTTTTGCGTGTCCCCGGGTGACACAATAGTGGGTAACACGAGCCCTGAGCAGCAGCACTGTTCGTCAACCACCGCCGCGGCCGCCAGCGGAGCCCGAGATGACGACGCGCCACGCAGGCTGTGTCTCGTGTGTGGAGATGTCGCTTCGGGGTTCCACTATGGAGTGGCCAGCTGTGAAGCTTGCAAGGCGTTCTTTAAGCGGACTATACAG GGCAACATAGAATATACGTGTCCCGCGTCAAACGAGTGCGAGATCAACAAGCGGCGGCGGAAGGCGTGCCAGGCGTGCCGGTTCCGCAAGTGCCTGCGCACGGGCATGCTGCGCGAGGGCGTGCGCCTGGACCGCGTGCGCGGCGGCCGCCAGAAGTACCGCCGCGCGCCCGACCAGCCGCCGCAGCACGCGCCGCGCCCGCAGCTCGACGACATCAAG GTCTTAGAAGCGTTATCATCGTACGAGCCGGAGTTGTTGACCTGCGGCGCGCCCCCCGCCGGCGTGACGGAGCCCAGCGCTAAGACCCTCGCGTTGCTGGCTGACCTGTATGACAGGGAGCTGGTGAACGTCATCGGGTGGGCCAAGCAGATACCCGGGTTCACTGACCTGCAGCTTAATGACCAG ATGCGGCTCCTCCAAAGCACATGGGCGGAGATGCTGAGCCTGACCATCGCGTACCGCTCCATgtcgggcggcggcggcaccGTGCGCCTGCGCTTCGCCAACGACCTCACGCTGGATGAACAGCAGGCGCGGGAGATCAATGCAGGGGACTTGTTCGTACAG ATAGCGGGGGTGGCGAAGCGGCTGGAGCGCGCGGCGGCGCTGCGCGAGGAGTGCTACCTGCTGAAGGCGCTGGCGCTGGCCAACTCCGAGGCGCGCATCGACGAGCACGCCGCGCTGCGCCGCTTCCGGGACGCCATCCTGGCCGCGCTCAACGACGCCGTCTCCGCTCTAAG GCCATACAACGCGAACGCGGCGCTGCAGCAGCTGCTGCTGGTGTTGCCAGCGTTGCGGCACGCGGACGTGGCCGTGCGCCGCTTCTGGTCCGGCGTGCACCGCGAGCGCCGCGCGCCCATGAACAAACTCTTCGTCGAGATGCTCGAGGCGTGCCTCCGGTAG